A genomic segment from Polyangium mundeleinium encodes:
- the aat gene encoding leucyl/phenylalanyl-tRNA--protein transferase: protein MSIDADDIVAVGGSLEPRVLVEAYRRGVFPWPIDGLDVLPWFCPKERAILDFSFLHLSRSLRRELRKTPLRCTVNRGFDAVIERCAEVPRPGQDGTWITQELMDAYKEMHRLGFAHSVEVWDVEEVLVGGIYGVCVEGYFSAESMFHLTPNASKIALLYLVDHLGEAGCDWIDIQVMTPHMKALGAIVLTRKQFLERLARTRARGLRPFGA from the coding sequence ATGAGCATCGACGCCGACGACATCGTGGCCGTGGGCGGCAGCCTGGAGCCGCGTGTGCTCGTCGAGGCGTACCGGCGCGGGGTTTTTCCCTGGCCGATCGACGGGCTCGATGTCCTGCCCTGGTTTTGCCCGAAAGAACGGGCGATCCTCGATTTCTCGTTCCTCCACCTCTCGCGCAGCCTCCGCCGCGAGCTCCGGAAGACCCCGCTCCGCTGCACGGTGAACCGAGGATTCGACGCGGTCATCGAGCGCTGCGCCGAGGTCCCGCGTCCCGGGCAGGACGGCACGTGGATCACGCAGGAGCTCATGGACGCCTACAAGGAGATGCACCGGCTCGGCTTCGCGCACAGCGTCGAGGTGTGGGACGTGGAGGAGGTGCTCGTGGGCGGCATTTATGGCGTTTGCGTCGAGGGGTATTTCTCGGCGGAGAGCATGTTCCACCTCACGCCGAATGCGTCGAAGATCGCGCTTTTGTATCTCGTGGATCACCTCGGCGAGGCGGGCTGCGATTGGATCGACATCCAGGTGATGACGCCACACATGAAGGCGCTCGGCGCCATCGTCCTCACCCGCAAGCAGTTCCTCGAACGGCTCGCCCGGACGCGGGCGAGAGGGCTTCGGCCGTTCGGGGCGTGA
- a CDS encoding 3-keto-5-aminohexanoate cleavage protein codes for MKSFTGETKKPGVRDPDICVVTCAVTGVLANRRQNPGIPYTPAEIADECKRAYDAGASVVHIHARNDDGGPTFSPAVFARIKEEVRARCPIILNFSTGTILDDVTDQCTYVRESKPEIAALNMGTMNYAKYSPKRKQFDFDMVFPNTYSKIIKLLEVMNEVGVKPELECFDTGHTNGIAPLLDMGVLRPPLQFSFIMNVLGGIPAHVESLQLQTRIMPAGSEWEVIGISHGAWRMIAAALVLGGNIRCGLEDHLYLPNGEMATSNGPLVETAVRLVRDVGRRPATVEEAREILSLGAPR; via the coding sequence ATGAAATCGTTCACAGGCGAGACCAAGAAGCCCGGCGTGCGTGATCCCGACATCTGTGTCGTCACCTGCGCCGTCACGGGCGTCCTCGCCAATCGCAGGCAAAACCCGGGCATCCCGTACACGCCGGCGGAGATCGCCGACGAATGCAAGCGCGCCTATGACGCGGGCGCCTCGGTCGTGCACATCCACGCCCGGAACGACGACGGCGGCCCGACGTTCTCCCCGGCCGTCTTCGCCCGCATCAAGGAGGAGGTCCGGGCCCGCTGTCCGATCATCCTCAATTTCTCGACGGGCACGATTCTCGACGACGTCACCGATCAATGCACGTACGTGCGCGAGAGCAAGCCCGAGATCGCGGCCCTGAACATGGGCACGATGAACTACGCGAAATACTCGCCCAAGCGCAAGCAATTTGATTTCGATATGGTGTTTCCGAACACCTATTCGAAGATCATCAAGCTCTTGGAGGTGATGAACGAGGTGGGCGTGAAGCCCGAGCTCGAGTGTTTCGACACGGGGCACACGAACGGGATCGCGCCGCTGCTCGACATGGGCGTGCTCCGGCCGCCGCTCCAGTTCTCGTTCATCATGAACGTGCTCGGCGGCATTCCGGCGCACGTGGAGTCGCTCCAGCTCCAGACGAGGATCATGCCCGCCGGATCGGAGTGGGAAGTCATCGGGATCAGCCACGGCGCCTGGCGCATGATCGCCGCGGCGCTCGTGCTCGGCGGCAACATCCGCTGCGGGCTCGAAGATCATCTTTATCTGCCGAACGGCGAGATGGCGACCTCGAATGGCCCGCTCGTCGAGACCGCGGTGCGGCTCGTGCGCGACGTGGGCCGGCGGCCGGCGACGGTCGAGGAGGCCCGGGAGATCCTCTCGCTCGGAGCGCCGCGATGA
- a CDS encoding enoyl-CoA hydratase/isomerase family protein, translating to MTTARAYGFLEVAAKENGALWIFLKNPPKKNAIGPAMVNELLWALEDAANDDSVRSIVLTGAGDAFCAGGDFTQMSSSGPSAELPPKGDYADLLLALTRSPKPLVARVNGVAMGGGVGLVAACHFAVAARGIKLGTPEINRGLFPMMIMAVLARVVPQRRLLEMMLFGDKLEADEAAAIGLVGKAVDADGLDAEIARITGQIAQKSPITVKLGLEAFAAQADLTLEQALPMLRERLGAVLSTDDAREGLMAFLEKRTPKWTGK from the coding sequence ATGACGACGGCGCGTGCTTATGGATTCCTGGAGGTCGCCGCGAAGGAAAACGGCGCCCTCTGGATCTTCCTGAAGAACCCGCCCAAGAAAAACGCCATTGGCCCGGCCATGGTGAACGAGCTGCTCTGGGCGCTCGAAGACGCGGCGAACGACGATTCGGTGCGCTCGATCGTCCTGACGGGCGCGGGCGACGCGTTTTGCGCGGGCGGTGATTTCACGCAGATGAGCTCGTCCGGTCCGTCGGCGGAATTGCCGCCGAAGGGGGATTACGCAGATCTCCTGCTCGCGCTCACGCGTTCGCCGAAGCCGCTCGTCGCGCGGGTGAACGGGGTCGCGATGGGCGGCGGGGTCGGGCTCGTGGCGGCTTGCCATTTCGCGGTCGCCGCGCGCGGGATCAAGCTCGGCACGCCCGAGATCAACCGGGGCCTCTTCCCGATGATGATCATGGCTGTGCTCGCGCGCGTCGTGCCGCAGCGGCGCCTGCTCGAAATGATGCTCTTCGGCGACAAACTGGAGGCCGACGAGGCAGCGGCGATCGGCCTCGTCGGAAAGGCCGTCGACGCGGACGGGCTCGACGCCGAGATCGCGCGAATCACGGGGCAGATTGCGCAGAAGAGCCCGATCACCGTGAAGCTCGGGCTCGAAGCGTTCGCGGCGCAGGCCGATCTCACGCTCGAACAAGCCTTGCCGATGCTGCGCGAGCGCCTCGGCGCCGTGCTCTCGACGGACGACGCGCGGGAAGGCCTGATGGCGTTCCTGGAAAAACGCACCCCCAAATGGACGGGTAAATGA
- a CDS encoding serine/threonine-protein kinase has protein sequence MDTAKLTPGTVLGQKYQIIKRLGAGGMGEVLLASDLALDRFVAIKILRPELSTLLETDARFRREARLLARLSHPNVVVVHAFGSASAELHYIVMEYVRGESLDERLRRVGRLEPSLVGHVMAQVGSAVAEAHRSGIVHRDLKPGNVLLTTLAGDACFVKVVDFGVAKAFGLEGGPELAVDGQVSGTPAYMAPEQIEANDIDGRADIYALGIMACELLTGARPFDESGGLARLFAVRLEGTLTLPSRLRPDLGLSAGIDAVIGRALRTNSAERYQTVEHFTHELLRELRAFGAGAATLAERPASASLPAPIELSETIVVGADGTLGPLPGVTSLLEGASRPFPTAVGSGAWAPREAKDARSVRSATVLYVDLSLGALDASVDLEEHLDCLAVVGARLEQVLARHGGEPIGPFTDRALCLFGPEGAAENDAERALDAALSLRAALGALSSDPTFPPSFRLGVRLGIDAGRVVSTQPRGSGVPFVSGAPVFEARGLARAASSGEIVATHAVLRRVRGLYETTSAGAEVPGRRVASKKSTAYLGTNEIHGVRISLVGRDEELSVLRAVLARARMERQPEVLVVTGPAGVGKSRLCMALVEELEEREGETYYFEMGRSTPSGQGVPYEPFLQAIRHRARVVDDDGPEQVRAKLDHYIRRYCAVDPTTLGEAEIELGRRLGELLGVGGGGDAAAERDAVAGDEAQKKVLFDAVAEAYRRLATRTPLLFLLEDFEWATATTKALLGHVIERLAGAPALFVLVSRAEGAAAPELSFLRDASGVVTIPVEPLEHEACEALIRHVLRALIDVPAGLVRQIAALAGGVPLIVEETVHQLVDEGVLVVGEGTWRLSSSRAASVRLPETLEQLLLGRLDRLEPRLSEAVEAAAVAGRRFWPSLLGELLEGRFEPRSLADLVRRGIFAPRRDAMLAGELDYAFTQAALQEVAQRRVPKARRRALHRAAALWLERATGGSPGPHDDLIGHHFREAGELALALPYKRRAAERAMRTHAIEEAVRMLEASREILLEMPSSAMDAPARLGELLSLAGSLAHELVLAGSLARAIEVADDALARAADLGDRADEKARVAIEKGWALQHLSRYADARESFVLAGQWLGEDESLLALRALTGAMGASVHLGDHRASADHLRRVLESHEKGDAAARTQEWERALSSAYRVLGNGYLHTGRYDEGEPTYQRAIERAIAANAPVEAVDAYNGLAALHYFRGRLDLAESTWREALEQTERWDLVQHRSIILSNVGELELARGDARAAIRTLSRAEVLHERLGSLRGLAEAHRALAECHLVTGELDAAKGHAERCIELADRVSSPYMRGTARRTMARVLHASAKGDDALRAEATRFLDESISIFESANMNKLAEETRALAASLSV, from the coding sequence ATCGACACGGCAAAACTCACCCCCGGCACGGTCCTCGGGCAGAAGTACCAGATCATCAAGCGCCTCGGCGCCGGTGGGATGGGGGAGGTCCTGCTCGCGAGTGATCTCGCCCTCGACCGGTTCGTCGCGATCAAGATCCTTCGCCCCGAGCTCTCCACGCTCCTCGAGACCGACGCGCGCTTCCGCCGCGAAGCCCGCCTGCTCGCCCGCCTGAGCCACCCGAACGTCGTCGTCGTCCACGCCTTCGGCAGCGCCTCGGCCGAGCTTCACTACATCGTCATGGAGTACGTACGCGGCGAGTCGCTCGACGAGCGCCTGCGCCGCGTGGGACGCCTCGAACCCTCGCTCGTCGGCCACGTGATGGCCCAGGTCGGCAGCGCCGTCGCCGAGGCCCACCGGAGCGGGATCGTCCATCGTGATTTGAAGCCAGGCAACGTCCTGCTCACGACCCTCGCGGGTGACGCGTGCTTCGTGAAGGTCGTCGACTTCGGCGTGGCCAAGGCGTTTGGCCTCGAGGGAGGCCCGGAGCTCGCGGTCGACGGCCAGGTGAGCGGCACGCCCGCGTACATGGCGCCCGAGCAGATCGAGGCGAACGACATCGACGGACGCGCGGACATCTACGCGCTCGGCATCATGGCCTGCGAGCTGCTCACGGGCGCGCGGCCCTTCGACGAGTCCGGCGGCCTCGCCCGCCTCTTCGCCGTGCGCCTCGAAGGCACCCTCACCTTGCCTTCACGCCTCCGCCCCGACCTCGGCCTCTCCGCGGGCATCGACGCCGTCATCGGCCGTGCCCTTCGGACAAACTCCGCCGAACGTTACCAGACCGTCGAGCACTTCACGCACGAGCTCCTCCGCGAACTCCGAGCCTTCGGCGCGGGCGCGGCGACCCTCGCCGAGCGACCCGCGAGCGCGTCGTTGCCCGCGCCGATCGAGCTCTCCGAGACGATCGTCGTTGGCGCCGACGGGACCCTCGGGCCCCTGCCGGGCGTGACCTCGCTCCTCGAAGGCGCGTCGCGTCCGTTTCCCACGGCAGTCGGCTCGGGCGCGTGGGCGCCCCGCGAGGCCAAGGACGCGCGCTCGGTCCGAAGCGCCACGGTCCTCTACGTCGACCTCTCGCTCGGCGCGCTCGACGCCTCGGTCGATCTGGAAGAGCACCTCGACTGCCTCGCCGTCGTCGGCGCGCGCCTCGAACAGGTCCTCGCGCGCCACGGCGGCGAGCCCATCGGGCCTTTCACCGATCGCGCGCTTTGCCTCTTCGGGCCCGAGGGCGCCGCCGAGAACGACGCCGAGCGCGCCCTCGACGCCGCCCTCTCGCTCCGCGCGGCCCTCGGCGCGCTCTCCTCCGACCCCACGTTCCCGCCCTCGTTCCGGCTCGGCGTGCGCCTCGGCATCGACGCCGGCCGCGTCGTCTCCACGCAACCCCGCGGCAGCGGCGTGCCCTTCGTCTCGGGCGCGCCCGTCTTCGAGGCGCGTGGCCTCGCGCGCGCCGCGTCCTCCGGCGAGATTGTCGCGACGCACGCCGTCTTGCGCCGCGTCCGTGGCCTCTACGAGACCACGAGCGCGGGCGCCGAGGTCCCCGGCCGTCGCGTCGCGTCGAAGAAGTCCACCGCGTACCTCGGCACGAACGAGATTCACGGCGTCCGCATCTCGCTCGTCGGGCGTGACGAGGAGCTCTCCGTCCTGCGCGCCGTCCTCGCGCGGGCCCGCATGGAGCGGCAGCCCGAGGTCCTCGTCGTCACGGGGCCCGCGGGCGTCGGCAAGAGCCGGCTCTGCATGGCCCTCGTCGAGGAGCTCGAAGAGCGCGAGGGCGAGACGTACTACTTCGAGATGGGCCGCTCGACCCCGTCGGGGCAAGGCGTCCCGTACGAGCCGTTTCTCCAGGCCATCCGCCACCGCGCGCGTGTCGTCGACGACGACGGCCCCGAGCAGGTCCGCGCCAAGCTCGACCACTACATCCGCCGCTACTGCGCCGTCGATCCCACGACGCTCGGCGAGGCCGAGATCGAGCTCGGCCGCAGGCTCGGCGAGCTCCTCGGCGTGGGCGGCGGCGGCGACGCGGCCGCCGAGCGGGACGCCGTGGCCGGCGACGAGGCCCAGAAAAAAGTCCTCTTCGATGCCGTCGCCGAGGCCTACCGCAGGCTCGCGACGCGCACGCCGCTGCTCTTCTTGCTCGAAGACTTCGAGTGGGCCACGGCCACCACGAAGGCGCTCCTCGGCCACGTGATCGAGCGCCTCGCGGGCGCGCCCGCGCTCTTCGTCCTCGTCAGCCGCGCCGAGGGCGCCGCCGCGCCGGAACTCTCGTTTTTGCGGGATGCCTCGGGCGTCGTCACGATCCCCGTCGAGCCGCTCGAACACGAGGCGTGCGAGGCGCTCATCCGGCACGTCCTCCGCGCGCTCATCGACGTCCCCGCGGGGCTCGTGCGGCAGATCGCGGCGCTCGCGGGCGGCGTGCCGCTGATCGTCGAGGAGACCGTGCACCAGCTCGTCGACGAGGGCGTGCTCGTCGTCGGCGAGGGCACGTGGCGGCTCTCCTCGTCGCGGGCGGCGAGCGTGCGCCTGCCCGAGACGCTCGAACAGCTCCTCCTCGGTCGCCTCGATCGGCTCGAACCGCGGCTCAGCGAGGCCGTCGAGGCCGCGGCCGTCGCGGGCCGGAGGTTCTGGCCCTCGCTCCTCGGCGAGCTGCTCGAAGGGCGCTTCGAGCCGCGCTCGCTCGCCGATCTCGTGCGCCGCGGCATCTTTGCCCCGCGCCGCGACGCGATGCTGGCCGGCGAGCTCGATTATGCGTTCACGCAGGCGGCCTTGCAGGAGGTCGCGCAGCGGCGCGTGCCCAAGGCGCGGCGGCGCGCGCTCCACCGGGCCGCGGCGCTCTGGCTCGAACGCGCCACGGGCGGCTCCCCCGGCCCGCACGACGACCTCATCGGCCACCATTTTCGCGAGGCCGGCGAGCTCGCCCTCGCCCTGCCGTACAAGCGCCGCGCCGCGGAGCGCGCCATGCGCACCCATGCGATCGAGGAGGCCGTGCGGATGCTCGAAGCGTCCCGCGAGATCCTCCTCGAAATGCCCTCCTCGGCCATGGACGCGCCCGCGCGGCTTGGCGAGCTCCTCTCCCTCGCGGGCAGCCTCGCGCACGAGCTCGTGCTCGCGGGCAGCCTCGCGCGCGCCATCGAGGTCGCCGACGACGCGCTCGCCCGCGCCGCCGACCTCGGCGACCGCGCCGACGAAAAGGCCCGCGTCGCCATCGAAAAGGGCTGGGCGCTCCAGCACCTCAGCCGCTATGCGGACGCGCGGGAATCGTTTGTCCTCGCCGGACAATGGCTCGGCGAGGACGAGAGCCTGCTCGCGCTCCGGGCGCTCACGGGCGCGATGGGGGCGAGCGTCCACCTCGGCGATCATCGCGCCTCGGCCGATCACCTCCGCCGCGTCCTCGAATCCCACGAAAAAGGCGACGCCGCCGCGCGCACGCAGGAATGGGAGCGCGCCCTCTCCTCGGCGTACCGCGTCCTCGGAAATGGGTATCTGCACACGGGTCGGTACGACGAGGGCGAACCGACCTACCAGCGGGCCATCGAGCGCGCCATCGCGGCGAATGCGCCCGTCGAGGCCGTCGACGCCTACAATGGGCTCGCGGCCCTCCATTACTTCCGCGGCCGCCTCGATCTGGCCGAGTCCACCTGGCGCGAGGCGCTCGAACAAACCGAGCGCTGGGACCTCGTCCAGCACCGCTCGATCATCCTGAGCAACGTCGGCGAGCTCGAGCTCGCCCGCGGCGACGCCCGCGCGGCCATTCGTACGCTCTCGCGGGCCGAGGTCCTGCACGAGCGGCTCGGCTCCTTGCGCGGCCTCGCCGAGGCGCACCGCGCGCTCGCCGAATGCCACCTCGTCACGGGCGAGCTCGACGCGGCGAAGGGGCACGCCGAGCGCTGCATCGAGCTCGCCGACCGCGTGAGCTCGCCTTATATGCGGGGCACGGCGCGCCGCACGATGGCGCGTGTGCTCCACGCGAGCGCGAAGGGCGACGATGCCCTGCGCGCCGAGGCGACCCGCTTCCTCGACGAGAGCATCTCCATTTTCGAATCGGCGAACATGAACAAGCTCGCCGAGGAGACGAGAGCGCTCGCCGCGTCGTTATCGGTTTGA
- a CDS encoding YdcF family protein — MGLAVGLLALLNLGGEAVRPPFDSTHTWLGDADLPRPIFRALELASAVTLLWHAARPIRPAWARLGGAIVLGIGAVLAALDVATFYGVLARGAIHGPAFVPASLVVLVCLGALAANVAMDRAERPRWTLGRAAVCAAVTAASFVAMPLLLMVTLGPTRYERRADCAIVLGARVWDDGTPSLALSDRVDEAIWLHQQGLVRAIVMSGAIDEHNGISEPAVMRARAVAAGVPEASVILDEEGVTSSWTARNGALLMRRHGFSRAIAVTHYYHEPRVKMLFERAGVAVYTVPARMSRRLLKEPWFIVREVLAYWHSFLFQ; from the coding sequence GTGGGCCTCGCCGTCGGCCTGCTCGCCCTCCTGAACCTCGGGGGCGAGGCCGTGCGGCCTCCCTTCGATTCCACACATACCTGGCTCGGCGACGCGGATCTTCCGCGGCCGATCTTCCGCGCCCTGGAACTCGCCTCCGCCGTCACGCTCCTCTGGCACGCGGCGCGGCCGATCCGCCCGGCGTGGGCGCGCCTTGGCGGGGCGATCGTCCTCGGGATCGGGGCCGTGCTCGCTGCGCTCGACGTCGCCACATTTTACGGCGTTCTCGCGCGCGGCGCGATCCACGGCCCGGCGTTTGTCCCGGCTTCCCTGGTCGTCCTGGTTTGTCTCGGCGCGCTCGCGGCGAACGTCGCGATGGATCGCGCGGAGCGTCCTCGATGGACACTCGGGCGCGCGGCCGTGTGTGCGGCCGTGACGGCGGCGAGCTTCGTGGCCATGCCGCTCCTGCTCATGGTCACGCTGGGGCCGACGCGGTACGAGCGCCGCGCGGACTGCGCGATCGTGCTCGGAGCGCGCGTGTGGGACGACGGCACGCCTTCGCTCGCGCTCTCGGATCGCGTGGACGAGGCGATCTGGTTGCACCAGCAGGGGCTCGTGCGAGCGATCGTGATGAGCGGCGCCATCGACGAGCACAACGGGATTTCGGAGCCCGCCGTGATGCGGGCGCGTGCTGTCGCGGCGGGCGTGCCGGAGGCCTCCGTGATCCTCGACGAAGAGGGCGTCACGTCCTCGTGGACGGCGCGGAACGGTGCGCTCTTGATGCGCCGCCACGGGTTTTCGCGGGCGATCGCGGTGACGCATTATTATCACGAGCCGCGGGTGAAGATGCTCTTCGAGCGCGCAGGCGTGGCCGTGTACACGGTGCCTGCGCGCATGAGCCGGCGCCTCTTGAAGGAGCCTTGGTTCATCGTCCGCGAGGTCCTCGCGTACTGGCATTCGTTTCTTTTTCAGTGA
- a CDS encoding MarR family winged helix-turn-helix transcriptional regulator, with product MAASLPPDTKPEVDAIVETIIYLYTESRRLTKGLAAQFGLTGPQLTVIKLLQELGDLSLSSLSERIRAQNSTVTGIIDRMEREGLVKRERSTTDRRVVYIRLSEKGQKLAREIQVEPMEIFRSALTDLSQSDLEHLLRVLTKLQKRVVSHVEGRVSEAQGAPRAGAEEDKP from the coding sequence GTGGCGGCCTCCCTCCCTCCCGATACCAAGCCCGAGGTGGATGCGATCGTCGAGACGATCATCTACCTCTACACCGAGTCGCGCCGCCTGACGAAGGGCCTGGCGGCGCAGTTTGGGCTCACAGGCCCGCAGCTCACCGTCATCAAGCTCTTGCAGGAGCTCGGCGATCTGTCCTTGTCGTCCCTGTCCGAGCGCATCCGCGCGCAGAACAGCACGGTGACGGGGATCATCGACCGCATGGAGCGTGAGGGGCTCGTCAAGCGCGAGCGCTCGACCACGGATCGGCGCGTCGTTTACATCCGTCTGAGCGAAAAAGGCCAGAAGCTCGCGCGCGAGATTCAGGTCGAGCCCATGGAGATCTTCCGGAGCGCGCTGACGGATTTGTCGCAGAGCGATCTCGAACATTTGCTCCGGGTCCTGACCAAGCTGCAAAAGCGCGTCGTCTCGCATGTCGAGGGCCGCGTATCCGAGGCGCAAGGCGCTCCCCGCGCGGGAGCGGAGGAGGACAAGCCATGA
- a CDS encoding acyl-CoA carboxylase subunit beta has product MRELLKDLEARRAEVRKMGGEDKVAKQHSRGKLTARERLAAFFDDGVHFEVGMHGTQMGLAAGDGKDRPAADAVVCAFGKVDGRMVCAAAYDFTVKGGSIGHTGEEKVTRLRQMALRGRWPIVWFIDSAGARIDPGASHPDSISLFAGSGHLFREQVIMSGVVPQVAAMVGPGAAGTAYIPGLADFVPMVKDIGSMALGGPPLVKAMTGEDISEQELGGSKVHSTKSGVGDGEYKNDAECITAIKKYLSFFPSHCEEEPPRIAVTDPTDRREESLLDLLPENPRKAYDMYKLIAALVDHGEYFDIKPRFARQIITCLARIGGQSVGIVANQPNHMGGVLDVDSSDKAARFMQICDAFNIPLVFLQDVPGFMIGSKVEHEGIIRHGAKMLHVMSAATVPKVTVVVRKAYGAGYYVMCGRAYEPDLIVGWPTSEISVMGPEGMLGIAARKLFGDAPPPPELKQQMVDMLQKNIDIMKVAGWGLIDDVIDPRDTRRAVAWGLELARHKRVERPFKKRGIIPV; this is encoded by the coding sequence ATGCGTGAGCTCTTGAAGGACCTCGAGGCCCGGCGCGCCGAGGTGCGCAAGATGGGCGGCGAGGACAAGGTCGCCAAGCAACATTCGCGCGGCAAGCTGACCGCCCGCGAGAGGCTCGCCGCGTTCTTCGACGACGGCGTCCATTTCGAGGTCGGCATGCACGGCACGCAGATGGGCCTCGCCGCGGGTGACGGCAAGGATCGGCCGGCCGCCGACGCCGTCGTCTGCGCCTTCGGCAAGGTCGACGGCCGCATGGTCTGCGCCGCTGCGTACGATTTCACGGTCAAAGGCGGCAGCATTGGCCATACCGGCGAGGAGAAGGTCACGCGCCTCCGCCAGATGGCCCTGCGCGGCCGCTGGCCCATCGTGTGGTTCATCGATTCTGCGGGCGCGCGTATCGACCCGGGAGCGAGCCACCCGGACTCGATTTCGCTCTTCGCAGGCAGCGGCCACCTCTTCCGCGAGCAGGTCATCATGAGCGGCGTCGTCCCGCAGGTCGCGGCCATGGTCGGCCCCGGCGCCGCGGGCACGGCCTACATCCCGGGCCTCGCCGATTTCGTTCCCATGGTGAAGGACATCGGCTCGATGGCCCTCGGCGGTCCGCCGCTCGTCAAGGCCATGACCGGCGAGGACATCTCCGAGCAGGAGCTCGGCGGCTCGAAGGTCCATTCCACGAAGAGCGGCGTCGGCGACGGCGAATACAAGAACGACGCCGAATGCATCACGGCGATCAAAAAATACCTCTCGTTCTTCCCGTCCCATTGCGAGGAAGAGCCGCCGCGCATCGCCGTGACGGATCCCACGGATCGGCGCGAGGAATCGCTGCTCGACCTGCTCCCCGAGAACCCGCGCAAGGCGTACGACATGTACAAGCTCATCGCGGCGCTCGTGGACCACGGCGAGTATTTCGACATCAAGCCCCGCTTCGCGCGGCAGATCATCACCTGCCTCGCGCGCATCGGCGGCCAGAGCGTCGGCATCGTGGCGAACCAGCCCAATCACATGGGCGGCGTGCTCGACGTCGACTCCTCGGACAAGGCCGCGCGGTTCATGCAGATCTGCGACGCCTTCAACATCCCGCTCGTGTTCCTCCAGGACGTACCCGGCTTCATGATCGGGTCGAAGGTCGAGCACGAGGGCATCATCCGGCACGGCGCGAAGATGCTGCACGTGATGAGCGCCGCGACCGTCCCCAAGGTCACGGTCGTCGTGCGCAAGGCTTATGGCGCCGGTTATTACGTGATGTGCGGCCGCGCCTACGAGCCGGACCTCATCGTCGGATGGCCGACCAGCGAGATCAGCGTGATGGGCCCCGAGGGCATGCTCGGCATCGCCGCGCGCAAGCTCTTCGGCGATGCGCCGCCGCCGCCGGAGCTCAAGCAGCAGATGGTCGACATGCTCCAGAAGAACATCGACATCATGAAGGTCGCTGGCTGGGGCCTCATCGACGACGTCATCGATCCTCGCGACACGCGGCGCGCCGTCGCGTGGGGCCTCGAGCTCGCGCGGCACAAGCGCGTCGAGCGGCCCTTCAAGAAGCGCGGCATCATCCCCGTTTGA
- a CDS encoding SRPBCC family protein — MPVFEKRTRIQAPPEVVFAFHERPDALNLLLPPWEHARILERSGGLEKGARTVIETYIGPVKQRLVAVHTAYEQGRMFQDTVIEGPFARWVHTHTMEPDGEGGTFLVDHIDYALPLGPLGALFGGAFARRKLEKMFEFRHAVTKKACEG; from the coding sequence GTGCCCGTCTTCGAGAAACGTACCCGCATCCAAGCCCCGCCCGAGGTGGTCTTCGCCTTCCACGAGCGCCCGGACGCGCTGAACCTCCTCCTGCCGCCGTGGGAGCATGCCCGCATCCTCGAACGAAGCGGTGGCCTGGAGAAGGGCGCGCGAACCGTGATCGAGACCTACATCGGGCCCGTGAAGCAGCGCCTCGTGGCCGTTCACACGGCGTACGAACAAGGGCGGATGTTCCAGGATACGGTGATCGAAGGACCGTTCGCCCGGTGGGTCCACACGCACACGATGGAGCCGGACGGAGAAGGCGGGACCTTCCTCGTCGACCACATCGATTACGCGCTGCCGCTCGGCCCGCTCGGCGCCCTGTTCGGCGGCGCGTTCGCGCGGCGGAAGCTCGAAAAGATGTTCGAATTCCGCCACGCCGTGACGAAAAAAGCCTGCGAGGGTTGA
- a CDS encoding globin family protein translates to MNNEQKLLVQKTFEMVAPIADVAAGLFYGRLFEVDPSLKPLFRGDMKDQGKKLMSTLKVAVQALDRLEALIPTVQALGRRHLAYGVRDDHYDTVGAALLWTLEKGLGEAFTPEVKEAWATVYGVLAKVMKDAANEVAPLSLRTPLSRRGSAHRLPAVKRPSYRPPMGRPSMPPGSRMPASIQALYGGASSQSAPSSKSGASPSTRLPRISNPPTIT, encoded by the coding sequence ATGAACAACGAGCAGAAGCTTCTGGTCCAGAAGACCTTCGAGATGGTCGCTCCGATCGCGGACGTGGCCGCCGGACTGTTTTATGGTCGGCTCTTCGAGGTCGATCCGTCACTCAAGCCCCTCTTCCGGGGCGACATGAAGGACCAGGGCAAGAAGCTCATGTCCACGCTGAAGGTGGCGGTCCAGGCGCTCGATCGTCTCGAAGCGCTGATCCCGACCGTCCAGGCGCTCGGTCGCCGCCATCTCGCGTACGGTGTTCGCGACGACCACTACGACACGGTCGGCGCGGCGCTCCTGTGGACGCTGGAAAAGGGCCTCGGCGAGGCGTTCACGCCCGAGGTCAAGGAAGCGTGGGCCACGGTCTACGGCGTGCTTGCGAAGGTCATGAAAGACGCGGCGAACGAGGTCGCGCCGCTCTCGCTTCGCACGCCGCTCTCGCGTCGCGGCAGCGCGCACCGCCTGCCCGCGGTCAAGCGTCCCTCGTACCGTCCGCCGATGGGCCGCCCGTCCATGCCGCCCGGCTCGCGCATGCCGGCCTCGATCCAGGCGCTCTACGGCGGCGCGAGCTCGCAGTCGGCGCCGTCCTCGAAGAGCGGCGCGTCGCCGAGCACGCGTTTGCCCCGCATCTCGAACCCGCCCACGATCACCTGA